The genomic stretch ggggctcacaatcttaatccccattttacagatgaggtaactgaggcacagagaagtgaagtgacttgcccacagtcacacagctgacaagtggcagagccgggattcgaactcatgacctctgactccaaagcccatgctctttccactgagccacgctgcttctcaaccactaTCCCATGCTACTTCTTTCATTCCTCCATCTTTCATTTTCCTGCAGTTGTCACCTTGCAGGGTGCCAAAACTTCCACCATCAGGCCGCCTAAAATGACCTACAAAGCCAGGCTGTAGGTAGAACTCTGAGGGGGGAGAGCAGACCTGCTGACCCCCTGGAAAAATGCTAAAACGACATTCAGCTCACCAGCCACCAGATAAATGCCCAAATAGCACCTGGCGTAATCCACCTTGCCCTTCCCatgttccttccctcccctgttgctcaccctctcctctggtgatatttaagtgctcactatgtaccaagaactgtattaaacactggagaagatacaaagtaGGCCGatcggacccactccctgtcccacacggggctcacagtctaaggggagggagaacaggttttggatccccattttacaggtgaggaaactgaggtacatagaagttaagtgacttggccaaaggggaggggaagacaccGAGTGCCTTGTGAGAGAGTAATTCAACCCCTTGCCTTAAGGCTGATAGACTTGATAGGGCGCCCAGACAAAAGCGAGCCAACAACGCAATTGTCATGCAAATCGCAACTCTGAAAAAGTCACCCCAGCAGTCAGacggtagagtcaggattagaatccaggtctcctgactcctagctctGGGCTCTTTTCACCCGGCCAAGCTGCCTCCCCCTGGAACATCGGGTTTTCAGGGCACAGACACATCTGTCCTGGGGCTGAGAGGATTTTTCTACAGGCAAAGGAACCCCGCCCACAAAGCCCAACCTAGAATGCAGGAACAGGGATTTAAGCCAGCtttaaggaagaacttcctgatagTGTGGGGGAATGGGGACTGGAGTAATGCACCTGTGGGTGTGGGACCCGGGAGAAGAGGTAgagtccctcttgactgtaaactccttgtgggcagggaacatgtctaccacctctcttatagggaaagcagcatggcttagtggatagagcacaagtctgggagtcagaaggacctggattctaatctcagctccaccacttgtccgctgggtgactttgggcaagtcacttaacttccccgtgcttcagttacctcttctgtaaaatggggatcaagaaggtgagccccatgtggaacaaagactgattaacttgtgtctaccccagagttcagatcAGTCCGTAgcacatagtagccacttaacaagtaccattcattcattcattcaatcgtatttattgagaacttactgtgtgcaaagcactatactaagcgctttttACTATTacatctgttatagtgtactctcccaagagtttagtataatgctctgcacagagcaagagctcaataaatatgattgatggattgactgatccctGGAGGCCATCGGGCCCGTTGTCAGGGAGCTCCCCCAGATGACCCCCATGAGGCCCCTTGAGAAGGAAGCGAAGTGAGTCGGGATGAATGAACAGCACATGCGGTTTATTGAGGAAGAGACCAAGCCCCTTTGAGACCCTTGAACcaggattgggggaggggggtgcgggTGTGGAGGGACAGAGAACATTTTCTCCCCACCCAAGCATGAGGAATGTGGAGGCATCATGGATGGGGGAACAAGGAAAGTCTCTGCCCTCCGAGCccgggaggaggggttggggaaagACTGGATATCCTTCCTGCCCCTCCGAGAAGGGTGGACCAgatgcaggaggggagggggcgtggcggAGGAACAAGGTCAGGGGGCCTATCGGCTGGAGGTCCTCCAGTTTTTGGAGGAGACCACCTTGGAGGAGCAGACCCCGCCGAACCCGCTCCCGCCGCTGAAGTTCCCGCCGCTGAAGTTCCCGCCACTGCAAAGGCCTCCGAAGCTGCCTAAGCTGCCTCCATGGCCGCCGCTGGAGCTGGAGCCGCCATTGACCACCGCTGCAGGGGAGGGGAGCAAGGCAAGGGTCAGGGCCGGGCAAGTGGAGCTGAGAGACcaagtgaggaggagggaggaggagaaaggcgtgggaaggaggggaggggagggggtggagggtggagagcggggctggggagaaggatggagaagtTGGCGCTACTTACATATGCTGACCGCGCTCTGAAACTCTCCAGACATCCTTGAGTAGGGGGAAGAAAAGACAGAGTGAGGAAGAGTAACAtagagacagtgagagacaggagctggagtcttctagactgtaagcccggtgtgggcagggattgtatgtctttattactgaattatattttccaagagcttaatgcagtgctctgcacacaataagcgctcaataaattcgactgaataaatgaatttttcaGGTTACCTGCCCAGCTTGGGGCCGGCCTGGCCCAGCCCACCACGAATAAACAGTTGAGGAgccagtccccctcccacccaccatgCCCACCTGCACTCCTCGCCCTCCAGCAGCTTTCGGTAGGTGGCAATCTCAATGTCCAGTGCCAGCTTGACGCTCATCAGCTCCTGGTAGTCACGCAGCAGCCGGGCCAGCTCCTCCTTGGCCTTCTGCAGGGCGACCTCCAGCTCCGTCAGTTTGGTCCGGGCGTCCTTCAGGGCCGCCTCGCCCCGCTGCTCCGCATCAGCCACAGATGTCTGTAGGGTCTCGCACTGCCCGGCGAGATGGAGAAGACTCAGAATCCAATGGAACTGGGAGGGAccaccctcccatcctcccccaagAGCGTCTGATTCGGTCTCCCCgctgccctcccatccccagccagATGGGATCTCGGCGGAGCCGGGCAGGAAGAGCGCCAGGGCAGGGAGTCAGCAGAGCTGGGTTCGTGGCTCtgatgctctgtgaccttaggcaaattacttgacctctctgggccagcAATCTCCCAGCTGAACAGTAGGGAGATTCCCTGTTCCTCCAGGCTTCACGGGGAAAGGCCAAAGAGATTAGGATGGGGAACGCCAGAGAAATCCACCAAGGGCTGTCAGTAGCCCCAAGCCCCTTCCCCTGGCTCTGTGAccctacacacgcacacacacacacacaaagagtaaAAACCATACCAGATCACACCTGCCAATTTGTGGATATGCAAATTGCATGTAacttatatacaaatatgcaccctctcctttctccactcCCCAGACCCAGCTGTTTTCTGAGGGAAAGACATGACTCTCACCTGCTTCTTCACATTCTCGATCTCGGCCCTCAGCCTCTGGATCAGGCGGTTGAGCTCTGAGATCTCCATCTTGGTGCTCTTCAGATCATCACCGTGTTTGCCGGCGCTGGACTGGAGCTCCTGAAACTGGGGGCCCGGAGATGGGGGGAGCCGAGGTCAGGCATAGCCCAGCTTCGCAGGAAGCTACCAGCCCGGCCCTTTCCAGAGTGAGCAACCTAACCTTCCAGGCCAACTGAATCCACGGAATCCTCTCCCCTGGACTGCGGGTCCCTGTGTAAACTTCTGGGCTACCAATGATCCCAATAAGGATATCTCCCAACCACCCAGAGGGGATTGTGCAGAGGGAGGTCAGTTAatcaactcacagtctagactacagaacactgtacctagcGTTCAGGAGGATACAAACATTATTAGATGcaatccttacccacaagaaTCTTGCAGTCTAGTGAGACAAAACTTCTGGGGATTGGTGCAGTCCTATCTGATATCTTTAGGGGGTGGATCAATGTGCTGCTCGCAGAGTTACCCCGTGACCCACCTTGGTCTGGTAcagggcctcggcctcggccttgCTGCGCTGGGCGATCTCCTCGTATTGGGCCTTGACCTCAGCGATGATGCTGTCCAGGTCCAGGCAGCGGTTGTTGTCCATGGACAGGATCACCGACGTGTCAGCGACCGTGGTCTGGATCTGGGCCAGCTCCTGCACATCACATTGACATCTCGTCTATCGCTAACCCCCGTCTCAACTATAGATCTCCCCAGACTGCCCAATTCCTTTGAAACTGGACAGGTTTCTGGGCCACTCTAGACTGATGGAGGGATCCTTTCTTCACTCTCTTCCCTTGTTAAGGATctttcaacaatcaatcagttgtatttgtcgggcacttactgtgtgcagagcactgtactaagtgcttgggagagtactatataacaatacaacagtcacattccctgtccacaacgagctcagtctcgAGGGCTTAGTAGGTCGGAATGGATGGAATGGATTTGGGATGGGCCAATTCCACTCATGGAACCTTCAACTCCTGTCATGGAACCTTCCCTTCTGGTCAGCCCCAATCAATTAACCATTCAATCAATgcattaaacaataataataataattatggtatttgttaagtgtttagtatgtaccaagcactgtactaagcgctagggtagctacaagattaattggccacagtccctgtcccacatagggagcacttgggagaattccaaCAATGATCACAGCTACCAACAACCTATCCTTCAATCTCAGTCTATCCCAGCTGGGGGCCGGGATGTTATGGGAGTTTGGGGTGACACCATCCCAGATTTGGGAGGTCACACCTCCAGATGagggttggaagggagggagaagggtcctCACCGCCTCATAGAGGACTCTCAGGAAGTTGATCTCGTCATTGAGAGCGTCCACCTTGGCTTCCAGCTCCACCTTGATCATGTAGGCAGCATCCACATCCTGCCCCGAGATAGAtgaaacagcattcattcattcaagcgtatttattgagctcttactgtgtgcagagcactgtactaagaacttgggagagtacaatatgcaataaatagacattccctgcccataataagcttacagtcatgAAACACAGTCGCAGCAGGAGggatgcactttcccaagtgcttgggagagtacaatataacagagtcagtagtcacattccctgctcacaataagcttagtcCAGGGGTATATGATTTGGGGTATCCAGGCCCACAAAAAACCCACTTTGGCCAGATGGGCAAAGAGGTGGGTCAGGGTCCAAATGGTGTTGTTTATTTTGTGGTATAGTTGGATCCCCAGCAGAAAGCCAAGGTGCTACATGGGGTTCAGGGTGGCAGCCCCTCCTTACCTTCTTGAGCACCACAAAGTCATTCTCTGCTGTCGTGCGCTTGTTGATCTCCTCCTCATACCTGTGGGGAG from Ornithorhynchus anatinus isolate Pmale09 chromosome 10, mOrnAna1.pri.v4, whole genome shotgun sequence encodes the following:
- the KRT4 gene encoding keratin, type II cytoskeletal 4, coding for MTSRQQSVRSSSRGFSCGSAAVTCGRRSGFSAASSGAGCRGSGAGAFGSRSLFNLGGNKSISISVAGARQNAGGFGAGGFGAGGFGGGIGGFGVGGFGSGAFGGQIGGKGSGGFPVCPAGGIQAVTINQSLLAPLNLEIDPEIQKVRTEEREQIKTLNNKFASFIDKVRFLEQQNKVLETKWNLLQQQGTTTTSKHLEPFFEAYISTLRKQLDNLLSDKGRLQSELKTMQDTVEDFKSKYEEEINKRTTAENDFVVLKKDVDAAYMIKVELEAKVDALNDEINFLRVLYEAELAQIQTTVADTSVILSMDNNRCLDLDSIIAEVKAQYEEIAQRSKAEAEALYQTKFQELQSSAGKHGDDLKSTKMEISELNRLIQRLRAEIENVKKQCETLQTSVADAEQRGEAALKDARTKLTELEVALQKAKEELARLLRDYQELMSVKLALDIEIATYRKLLEGEECRMSGEFQSAVSISVVNGGSSSSGGHGGSLGSFGGLCSGGNFSGGNFSGGSGFGGVCSSKVVSSKNWRTSSR